CCATCCAGTCCTCACTCTTCGGTGAGTCTAACTCTAAGCACCGGGAAGACCTGCTCCACGCGATGGACACGGTAAACGAGAAGTTCGGTGACCGGAAGATCACTTGGGCGTCTACCGCCACCGAGGAAGAGACTCATGGGGTGATCTCCCCTTCGTGGCGTCCCTCCGGTGTGAGAAAGAGCGATACGTGAAGATGACCTGCCCCATTTAACCGCCCGAGTCTCTCCGTTAGACTTTGGGCCGAGTTTTGTGTATACTGCTTGTAATCACCAAAACAAGAATATCTCTTTTATGAAAGACGGAGGTTCTCTATGACTCAGAGGAAGATCACCATGAAACACGACAAGCGCATAGCGCTTGTGGCGCACGACAACAAGAAGCGTGATTTGATCGAATGGGCGGAATACAATCGGGTGCTTTTGGCCCATCACAAGATATTTGCTACCGGAACCACAGGACAGATGTTGGAACGGGAGTTTGGTTTCGAAGTGAATAAACTCCAGAGCGGACCACTGGGCGGTGATCAGCAAATCGGGGCGAAGATAGCCGATGGAGAGATAGATTTCCTTATCTTCTTCTGGGACCCGCTTGAGCCGCACCCACACGATCCGGATGTCAAGGCTCTCTTGCGTATGGCGGTTGTCTGGAACATCCCCATCGCCTGCAACCGAGCCTCCGCTGATTTCATGATCTCCTCTCCGCTCATGGATAGCGACTACGACCGGCTCGTGCCCGATTACGATGTATACCGCACCCGGAAAATAGAAGGCAACAATAGGTGAGCTATACAGTTGAATCAGGACTTTCTACAATTTCTTATTCGGTGTTTCCTGATGGAGCATCAACGGAAAGAAGAGATTTTGGTAATGGGCTGTCTACAACATAATCAGGCTGGAAATCGGTTAACAACTTCTCATGGGGCAGCGTATCCATACGAATTATTCTGGA
This DNA window, taken from Syntrophorhabdaceae bacterium, encodes the following:
- a CDS encoding methylglyoxal synthase, whose translation is MTQRKITMKHDKRIALVAHDNKKRDLIEWAEYNRVLLAHHKIFATGTTGQMLEREFGFEVNKLQSGPLGGDQQIGAKIADGEIDFLIFFWDPLEPHPHDPDVKALLRMAVVWNIPIACNRASADFMISSPLMDSDYDRLVPDYDVYRTRKIEGNNR